One part of the Phoenix dactylifera cultivar Barhee BC4 chromosome 4, palm_55x_up_171113_PBpolish2nd_filt_p, whole genome shotgun sequence genome encodes these proteins:
- the LOC103721564 gene encoding beta-glucosidase 1-like, with product MRPFPLLLLFFILAVVRCSAAADAGTTKTPSRVRFDTGGLSREAFPAGFVFGTAASAYQVEGMALKDGRGPSIWDVFVKIPGEIANNATADVSVDEYHRYKEDVEIMKKMNFDAYRFSISWSRIFPNGVGKVNWKGVAYYNRLINYMLKKGITPYANLYHYDLPEALEKQYNGWLSSKIVEAYADYADFCFKIFGDRVKNWFTFNEPRVVAALGYDDGKFAPGRCTNCSAGGNSATEPYIVAHNLILSHAAAVKRYREKYQAEQKGRIGILLDFVWYEPLTDSKDDHAAAQRARDFHLGWFLHPIIYGEYPKTMQNIVKERLPKFTVEEVKMVNGSIDYVGINQYTAYYMYDSHLSEPQKPTRYANDWHVVFAYARNGVPIGPRAYSDWLYIVPWGMYKAVSYVKEHYRNPTMILSENGMDDPGNMTLPKGLHDTTRINYYKSYITELKKAIDDGANVIGYFAWSLLDNFEWKLGYTSRFGIVYVDFRTLKRYPKMSAYWFREMLKGKN from the exons ATGAGGCCTTTTCCTCTCCTACTACTCTTCTTTATTCTAGCAGTCGTCCGGTGCTCCGCCGCCGCGGATGCGGGCACCACCAAGACGCCGTCGAGGGTCCGATTCGACACGGGCGGGCTGAGCCGGGAGGCTTTCCCGGCCGGGTTCGTCTTCGGGACGGCGGCGTCCGCGTACCAGGTGGAGGGCATGGCGCTCAAAGACGGGCGTGGCCCCAGCATCTGGGATGTCTTTGTCAAGATCCCAG GGGAGATTGCAAATAATGCCACAGCGGACGTTTCAGTAGACGAATACCATCGCTACAAG GAGGACGTGGAAATCATGAAGAAGATGAATTTTGATGCATATCGCTTCTCGATCTCGTGGTCCAGGATATTTCCAA ATGGAGTTGGGAAGGTAAATTGGAAAGGTGTGGCATATTACAATAGATTGATTAACTACATGCTAAAGAAAG GTATCACACCCTATGCAAATCTCTATCACTACGACCTCCCAGAAGCACTTGAGAAGCAGTACAATGGATGGTTAAGCTCAAAAATTGT GGAGGCATATGCAGACTATGCTGACTTTTGTTTCAAGATATTTGGTGATAGAGTGAAGAATTGGTTCACTTTCAATGAGCCAAGGGTGGTGGCAGCTCTTGGATATGATGATGGCAAATTTGCCCCAGGAAGATGCACAAACTGTTCGGCCGGTGGGAATTCTGCTACCGAGCCTTATATTGTTGCCCATAATCTCATCCTGTCTCATGCTGCTGCTGTTAAGAGGTACCGTGAGAAGTATCAG GCTGAACAGAAAGGCAGGATTGGAATTCTCCTGGATTTTGTTTGGTATGAGCCTCTGACCGATTCGAAAGATGACCATGCAGCAGCTCAAAGAGCAAGGGACTTCCATCTGGGATG GTTTCTTCACCCTATCATATATGGCGAGTACCCAAAGACAATGCAGAACATTGTTAAAGAGAGGCTTCCAAAATTCACAGTGGAAGAGGTTAAGATGGTGAATGGCTCTATAGATTATGTGGGCATCAACCAATACACTGCCTACTACATGTATGATTCACATCTGTCTGAGCCGCAAAAGCCCACTCGTTATGCGAACGATTGGCACGTCGTATTTGCTT ATGCACGCAATGGTGTGCCTATTGGACCACGG GCATATTCTGATTGGCTTTACATTGTACCATGGGGGATGTACAAAGCAGTGAGCTATGTTAAGGAGCACTATCGCAACCCAACTATGATCCTATCTGAAAATG GAATGGATGATCCTGGTAACATGACTCTGCCAAAAGGTTTGCATGACACGACGAGAATCAATTACTACAAAAGCTATATAACCGAGCTCAAGAAGGCAATCGACGATGGGGCAAACGTAATTGGTTACTTTGCTTGGTCTTTGCTTGATAACTTCGAATGGAAATTAGGTTACACATCAAGATTCGGGATAGTCTATGTCGACTTTAGAACCCTAAAGCGGTACCCTAAGATGTCAGCTTATTGGTTCAGAGAGATGCTCAAGGGGAAGAACTAG